The genomic window GTCTGTGCGATCACTGATGAGGCGTCCCGCATCTGGGCCCTGAGTGGCAAACTCCATCAGCCGGATCTTGCTAGTCGGCCCTGTGTTCACACCAAAGGTGACCATACGAGGATCGCCATGGTGGCCAGGATCGAAGCGGGGATGAGCGCTAAAAGCCTCTCCAGGCTTCAGCACCCCATTGAGACTCGAAAGCCCATGAGTTTCCAGGCTGACAGGGTCAAGCGCGTGCGGGCCAGCCGCCTCCCAAAGAGCCAGTAACTGATCGCCAAGTTGAACCACTTGGGTATTGGCAATGTTCTTGAAACGCACGTCAAAAGCATTCGCCTTCACCCCACCACGCTTCTGCGTGCCAAACACCCCCCGATAGAGGAAGCGACCGGCCTTTTCCTCTTCCTGCCAATATTTCGTTCGCACAAAGCGATTACTCAGCGTGGCCTTGCTATCGCTGAATCGCACAGCAGTGATCATGCCGTCACCATCAAAGGGGTGATGCACCCATTGCCCATCGCGTTCAAACCTGCCTGGACCATTGCGATAGTGGCTGCCTTGCAGTTCAGCTGGAATCTGTCCCCTCAGGGGACGTAAAGACACAGCATTGAGCTCTTGCTCAACATTGCAATAACCACTTGCCCAGTCATCCCGATCAAACCCGCCGGGTACATCTATTGAGGTCGCGGACACTGTTGAAGGGCTATCGCTCACTGTGCTCACTGCAAGGCTGATCAAGATTGACTAATCCTTACGCAAAAGGGCTTACAGCCGCGAGCGAGGAAATCCCCACTCCCCAAGCATTCAGCTCTTCTGCCCGCCAGCCTGCTCCAGCACACCCTTGCTGCTAGGTACTGCACCGGCCCTTCGCGGGTCGATTTCAATTGCCATGCGCAAAGCTCTGGCAAAGGCCTTGAAACAGGCTTCAACGATGTGGTGGGAATTGGTGCCTGCCAACTGGCGAATATGCAGGGTCAGGCCGCTGTTGTTCACAACTGCCACGAAGAACTCCTTCACCAACTCGCTGTCGTAGCTACCAATGCGCTCAGCGGGAATTTGCAGGCCATAACTGAGATGAGGCCTACCGGAGCAATCCAGAACGACCTGAACCAACGCCTCATCAAGTGGTGCCACAAAATGACCGAAGCGGTGGATGCCACGTCGATCTCCAAGTGCCTGAGATAGGGCCTGACCAACAGCAATACCCACATCCTCATTGGTGTGATGGTCATCGATGTGGGTGTCACCAGTCGCGGTGATCTCTAAATCCAGCAGGCCATGGCTGGAAAGCTGGTGAAGCATGTGATCGAGGAAGGCGACCCCCGTAGAAACGTTGCACTGACCACAGCCATCAAGCCCAACACGAACAAGCACGTCGGTTTCAGCGGTGACGCGATGAACATCCCCCTGTCTTAGCGACGTCATGATGCCCATCCAAATGAAGTCATGCTGCCAGTCAAATCACATTCCGTTAATGCAGTAACCAGCATCCACATAAAGCGTCTGACCGGAGATACCACTGGAAAGATCGCTCAGCAAGAACGCGGCTG from Prochlorococcus marinus str. MIT 9313 includes these protein-coding regions:
- the hisB gene encoding imidazoleglycerol-phosphate dehydratase HisB codes for the protein MGIMTSLRQGDVHRVTAETDVLVRVGLDGCGQCNVSTGVAFLDHMLHQLSSHGLLDLEITATGDTHIDDHHTNEDVGIAVGQALSQALGDRRGIHRFGHFVAPLDEALVQVVLDCSGRPHLSYGLQIPAERIGSYDSELVKEFFVAVVNNSGLTLHIRQLAGTNSHHIVEACFKAFARALRMAIEIDPRRAGAVPSSKGVLEQAGGQKS